In Odocoileus virginianus isolate 20LAN1187 ecotype Illinois chromosome X, Ovbor_1.2, whole genome shotgun sequence, the genomic window CTCTTTTTAGCCTGCCAACTGCACGCATTTCTTCATTTTGAGGGGTTGGAGCAGGTCTTTCTAAATCCAGAAAATCTAGCGGCCTTTCACTCAGTGTAAGCACACGAGGTGGTGTTTTTAGAGCCAGAGGCTTAAAGGGAGTTGACTGTATAAGGTCAAGATCTGCTGGTCTTGATAATGGAATGTCTTCATTATTTCTTGCTACCACAATTCTCTCTGGAACTTGCATAATCACACTAGCGTTTGAAACTCCTTCTTGAAATCCTTGCTCCAGGTCAGCGTTTGGTGGTGCTACCTTTAATTTTTCCGGGACCCTCATTCGCTGACTAATACCTTCGGTGTATTCCATTTCATACTGAATTCGACTAATTTCCGCCATCTCAGCagcagtgggagaaggaaaggcgGCCCCACTCACTAAATGTGTACCAATTACTGCTTGCTCTTTGGCATTATCTGCTTCTGTGCTTCATATTAAATCCATTAACTTGCCTTAGTATGCACGTGCTGAATTTAGAGCCACTTCTGTCCCCCTGGGCCCGCTGGAGGGTCCCCGACGAGGGCTGCCGCCCGCCGGCTCCCGGGGTTGCACCTGTATTCTTAAGTAAGATGGGTCTATTATATAATTGTATAATGCATGGAGACTGAAACTCTGTAACTGTAGCAAAGAAAGTGATGGGGGCTGTGACAAACAAAATAATTCATACCCCATCTAAATGGAACAGCTATAACTCAGTGCCAGTTGATTGTTATAAAGTAGGAATGTAGACCCAGTGTGGTAAGATCTGATTTTTTGAGATGCCATAAATCCAGAATTTTATGCtaagtttcttaaattttaaatattgaaatctaATTCTAACTGTTTTAAAACTCTGTATggacaaatcaaaataaaacaagacaacACAAATCCCTGGAGAATCTGAGGCCTGGGTCTGGCCTATGACTGCCAGTTTTCTGTCTCTGGAATAgaagatttcttttttgaattttgcctagtttctttctttacttGGGGGCAAATTATATAGTGTCAGCAGAAAATTATAATCATGATTTAAAGACTTCTCCCTTAAAAATTGTCCACTTAACTATTAATTGATGTTGTCTATAAATACGAACAGAACACGTCATACTAAATTTGCATTCATATCTAGCTAATTGAGAACCttcattataaatgtatatttatataactttttaCCTTTAGCaaaataaagaagtaattttgttttatactttagGGAATGTCTGGGTATCAGGATAATATAGTTCAATCTCTGTATAGGCAATGAGTTTGTAAAATGTTCCACTAAACACAGTGATAATATAAAAGTCTAGTATAGCATTTTTAGTCTTCAAAGAAATATTGTTGATATCAGCATTCTTATTTACTACTGTAAGGCAAAATTTTCACATTAGGTTTTGGATAATTCTGATTAATCAGGTACTATGAACCATAATTCCTTTTCCCCAGCTCTctaattaaattgaaaatttacTGTAATTAATTTTAGATGCATTAAAGTCCACATTGCCCATTTGatttattgttttacatttttaaatggtataGCCAAAGTTAAATCACCTAATCCCCAAATATATACTCTTTCTTCTAAGTGCATCACAAACAAAAATTCCTGACAATGTGAATTTCTTATTCTGAGTAAACTTGTTTTCTACCTGAGCTAATGACATCAAAATACTTTGTCCTTTGAAATTCTTATGAATTTGCTAGTAGCTTTATTTCactcaaaatattaatagatctTTCCAGCATGGACAGTTCAAACAATAATGAATAGTGTGAGTGTGAGAAaaattttgttctaattctggCTCTGTCATTAACTGAGTGAACTTAGGCAAATCATTTAACTTATTTAGGCTTTAAGAAAACAACTATATAATGAGTATATTTCTTCTAACTCTAAAATTCTGTGACTATAATCTTTGCTTCTACTCCATTACTTTATCCATTTCAGTTTTCAATATCTGTCCAGTGAAGATGCAACCTCTTATTTCTATTATCTCCTTTAAGATACAAATACTCATCCAACATATCCCTACCCTACTCCATAGTGCTCTCAATTCTGCATTTcccccctttcctctcttctaGGGT contains:
- the LOC110129101 gene encoding LOW QUALITY PROTEIN: mitochondrial fission factor-like (The sequence of the model RefSeq protein was modified relative to this genomic sequence to represent the inferred CDS: substituted 1 base at 1 genomic stop codon), whose amino-acid sequence is MAEISRIQYEMEYTEGISQRMRVPEKLKVAPPNADLEQGFQEGVSNASVIMQVPERIVVARNNEDIPLSRPADLDLIQSTPFKPLALKTPPRVLTLSERPLDFLDLERPAPTPQNEEMRAVGRLKRERSMSENAVRQNGQLVKTDSIPVLHGGSAAATSNPHHDNVRYGISNIDAMIEGTSEDMTVVDPASLRXQIIKPNRRPQLLEEENKERAKREMVMYSITVAFWLLNSWLWFRP